From the genome of Apodemus sylvaticus chromosome 3, mApoSyl1.1, whole genome shotgun sequence, one region includes:
- the LOC127679981 gene encoding Kruppel-like factor 18, translated as MKMAENTVASQPGSWNTQPSPMESSQLISGQSSDMPTWKQTVIASTSCSNQDAACTLSSTAHLGEANDFLFGEPSETSFWYQQVVSAEQKISPAGPQHMQLNSTPKTCLSHSQKRAVLDTRDTLYNEGYWKRTLNSDKTLLFTNTDMCLNPRINFGNYQKVLSGSHALQDPNVDHSLASKHDQIFSGEHEMPFHGNQTNYNQVTPRNGGHLTLYENQMTSPSYTQALYPNQIITSFSEQNCFGNHQESPVADNEYYGNQIILPNGNQVFSEPQMRINCDQTNDQIKSFSVQNVFKDQENLLSCEHSFSGYQTSGYRCDQDLIVNHQVSTSFAGQAFYEFQKETSSFDTTFHGSQRTTSSPEENLASHSETSPSSEEIFYLGQIKTSFDENVCPSQNGTPNLEGSLDWQVTSFSPQASYVDENSYPSSSPLFQRQPQENSSASSLVQVQRPQMKSDTKTKSPVSRKNPHPLKSFSCTYKDCQKSYKKSNHLKNHMKKHTGQKDYACDEPGCKWKFFRSGDLKRHKQKHSGERPYPCDMCKKSYSRPDYLKKHQRIHFQTSPTTAT; from the coding sequence ATGAAGATGGCAGAAAACACAGTTGCTTCCCAGCCAGGATCCTGGAATACCCAACCTTCCCCTATGGAGTCCAGCCAGCTTATTTCAGGTCAGAGCTCAGATATGCCTACCTGGAAACAAACAGTGATAGCATCAACATCCTGTAGCAACCAAGATGCAGCCTGTACTCTGAGTTCAACAGCACACCTGGGAGAAGCCAATGATTTCCTGTTTGGAGAGCCAAGTGAGACCTCTTTTTGGTACCAGCAAGTTGTGTCTGCTGAGCAGAAAATCTCCCCTGCAGGCCCTCAGCACATGCAGCTCAACAGCACCCCGAAGACATGCCTCTCTCATTCCCAGAAGAGAGCAGTACTCGACACCAGGGATACTCTCTACAATGAAGGCTACTGGAAGAGGACACTGAACTCTGACAAGACTCTCTTGTTCACAAATACAGACATGTGTTTGAATCCCAGGATTAACTTTGGTAATTATCAAAAGGTGCTTTCTGGAAGTCATGCTCTCCAGGACCCAAATGTAGATCACTCCCTTGCTTCTAAACATGACCAGATTTTCAGTGGTGAACATGAGATGCCTTTCCATGGTAACCAGACCAACTACAATCAGGTGACACCAAGGAATGGAGGGCATCTGACTCTCTATGAGAATCAGATGACATCACCCAGTTATACACAGGCCCTTTATCCCAATCAAATCATAACATCCTTTTCTGAACAGAATTGTTTTGGGAATCACCAGGAGAGCCCCGTAGCTGACAATGAATACTATGGAAATCAGATAATACTGCCAAATGGAAACCAggttttctctgagcctcagatgagaattaACTGTGACCAAACAAATGACCAAATAAAATCCTTCAGTGTTCAGAATGTCTTCAAAGATCAGGAGAATCTCCTCAGTTGTGAGCACTCCTTCTCTGGGTATCAGACATCAGGGTACAGATGTGACCAGGATTTGATTGTGAATCACCAGGTATCAACTTCATTTGCTGGCCAGgctttctatgagtttcagaaaGAGACTTCCAGTTTTGACACCACTTTTCATgggtctcagaggacaacatccaGTCCAGAAGAGAACCTGGCTAGCCATTCAGAGACAAGTCCCAGTTCTGAAGAGATATTCTATTTGGGTCAGATAAAAACCTCTTTTGATGAAAATGTCTGCCCAAGTCAGAATGGAACACCCAATCTGGAAGGAAGCCTTGATTGGCAGGTGACTTCATTTAGTCCCCAAGCCTCATATGTGGATGAAAACTCTTATCCTTCAAGTTCCCCTTTGTTCCAAAGACAACCTCAGGAAAATTCTTCAGCTTCCAGTTTGGTCCAGGTACAACGTCCACAGATGAAgtcagacaccaagaccaagagcCCAGTGTCCCGGAAGAACCctcatcctttgaagagcttctCCTGTACCTACAAGGATTGCCAGAAATCATACAAAAAGTCTAACCACCTCAAAAACCACATGAAGAAACACACAGGTCAGAAGGATTATGCCTGTGATGAGCCTGGGTGCAAATGGAAATTCTTCCGCTCAGGAGATCTCAAGAGACACAAGCAAAAGCACAGTGGGGAGAGGCCCTACCCCTGTGACATGTGCAAAAAAAGCTATTCCAGACCAGATTATCTCAAAAAGCATCAGAGGATCCATTTTCAAACATCACCCACCACTGCAACCTGA